From the genome of Ptychodera flava strain L36383 chromosome 22, AS_Pfla_20210202, whole genome shotgun sequence, one region includes:
- the LOC139123345 gene encoding E3 ubiquitin-protein ligase TRIM56-like: protein MASSLDSRERLLSDIDDKVLLCAICMERFKSPKILPCHHTFCEHCLTNWVKANNGQLICPTCKIEWPLPFGGVPAITNNRFLNALLVVISSNVPPQRIGDTVCEGCKKSAKYWCGDCGGHFYCNACIKTHKVVRILQDHEPMTIAEYNEKMSTQHFRMTKPRFCGNHRSSKLEFCCDTCQVPICLKCIVLDHPSSDHKMISLKSALEKYMPDMEAYSLKLLRKLVI from the coding sequence ATGGCTTCATCGTTAGATTCCAGAGAAAGACTGCTGTCTGACATTGATGACAAGGTATTGCTGTGTGCAATTTGTATGGAACGTTTCAAATCTCCGAAAATACTGCCTTgtcatcacacattttgtgaacATTGTCTCACAAATTGGGTCAAAGCAAACAATGGTCAGCTGATATGTCCAACCTGCAAGATTGAATGGCCTTTACCGTTTGGAGGGGTACCAGCCATCACCAACAATCGATTTCTGAATGCCCTTTTGGTAGTTATCAGCAGTAACGTCCCTCCTCAAAGGATTGGTGATACGGTGTGTGAAGGGTGTAAGAAATCAGCCAAGTACTGGTGTGGTGACTgtggtggacatttttactGCAATGCCTGCATAAAAACCCATAAAGTAGTGAGAATCCTGCAAGATCATGAACCAATGACAATTGCAGAATACAATGAGAAGATGTCAACACAGCACTTCAGAATGACCAAGCCAAGATTCTGTGGCAATCACCGAAGTTCTAAATTAGAATTCTGCTGTGACACTTGTCAAGTGCCAATATGTCTTAAATGTATCGTACTTGACCACCCCTCATCAGATCATAAGATGATATCACTAAAGTCAGCACTGGAGAAGTATATGCCAGATATGGAAGCATACTCcttgaaattgctcagaaagtTAGTGATTTAA
- the LOC139122696 gene encoding renalase-like, translating into MSEHPDSYSDHKQNSVSTQQEMSRVLIIGAGLTGAATASLLRRELREKIQIVILDKGRGAGGRMSTSRSPGDPKCSVDLGAQYITQTETYKVKHASFYEELLSKNIIRPLTGTIENERPSKEKSVNYVTPLGISSVVKYFLDQADADVRYNQIVKRVDVKEENGRTYLTAETDSDDEGDSSKSSLFDAVVITIPVPQVMQLDGIVKQNLDESDELKTTLEEVNYSSRYALGLYFKPGTKFNVPWVGKYEYSDPCIRWISLDASKRGVESDSVGPSMVVHTSVPFGLKYLETDKDEVQPLVMRHLKEVFPDLPEPASIKCQRWRYSQVFKSVKGQPGAVVVKETPSYMVLLGGDSFTHSNFDGCISSATTLTEKLVAFLKSTSKL; encoded by the exons ATGTCTGAACATCCAGATTCATACTCTGATCATAAACAGAATTCAGTTTCAACACAACAAGAGATGAGTCGAGTGCTTATCATCGGTGCGGGATTGACAGGGGCGGCAACTGCGTCCCTTCTACGTCGTGAGCTGCGAGAAAAGATACAGATTGTGATCCTAGATAAAGGTCGTGGCGCAG GTGGTCGTATGAGTACAAGTCGTTCGCCAGGAGACCCAAAGTGCTCCGTGGATCTTGGTGCGCAATATATCACACAGACAGAAACTTACAAAGTGAAGCATGCCAG CTTTTATGAAGAATTACTTTCAAAGAATATCATCCGGCCTCTGACAGGGACGATTGAAAATGAGAGGCCATCGAAGGAGAAATCTGTCAATTATGTAACTCCTCTGGGAATAAGTTCTGTTGTCAAGTATTTTCTAGATCAAGCAG ATGCTGATGTAAGATACAATCAGATAGTGAAAAGAGTTGATGTGAAAGAAGAAAACGGAAGGACTTACCTCACAGCCGAGACAGACAGCGATGATGAAGGGGACAGCTCCAAGAGTTCGTTATTCGATGCTGTTGTTATTACGATTCCAGTACCACAAGTAATGCAGTTGGACGGAATTGTCAAGCAAAATCTTG ATGAATCAGATGAGTTGAAGACTACGCTGGAGGAAGTGAATTACTCATCACGATATGCACTGGGGCTGTATTTCAAACCCGGCACAAAATTTAATGTACCTTGGGTAGGAAAATACGAATACAGTGATCCATGTATCCGATGGATATCATTAGATGCAAGCAAGAGGGGTGTGG AATCTGATTCAGTTGGACCATCAATGGTTGTCCACACCAGTGTGCCGTTTGGATTGAAATATTTAGAAACCGACAAAGATGAAGTCCAACCACTTGTGATGAGGCATTTGAAGGAAGTTTTCCCAGATTTGCCAGAACCTGCCAGCATTAAGTGTCAAAGATGGAGATATTCACAG GTATTCAAgagtgtcaaaggtcaaccagGAGCTGTGGTTGTCAAGGAGACTCCATCTTACATGGTCCTGCTGGGTGGAGATTCATTCACACATTCTAATTTTGATGGCTGTATATCATCAGCTACAACACTGACTGAGAAACTTGTGGCCTTTCTCAAATCAACCAGTAAACTTTGA